One segment of Gordonia terrae DNA contains the following:
- the thrS gene encoding threonine--tRNA ligase has translation MPDDVQVTSPATIRVPAGTTAGTALREAELPNKGPEAVVVVRDAGGDLRDLSWAPDADTDVEPVAANTEAGRSVIRHSTAHVLAQAVQELFPEAKLGIGPPIKDGFYYDFDVAEPFTPEDIAALEKKMKQIIKSGQRFSRRVYASKDEARAELAGEPFKLELIDDKGAADDAEVMEVGGGELSVYDNLNPRTGERIWCDLCRGPHVPTTKYIAAFKLTRSSAAYWRGDQANAGLQRVYGTAWESAEAQDAHLEMLAEAEKRDHRRLGSELDLFSFPDEIGSGLPVFHPKGGIIRKELEDYSRLRHSQAGYEFVYTPHATKGELFKRSGHLDWYADGMYPPMQLDEEVDADGTVRRPAIDYYLKPMNCPMHNLIFNSRGRSYRELPLRLFEFGTVYRYEKSGVVHGLTRARGFTQDDAHIYCTREQMGDEVRSLLQFVLDLLRDYGLDDFYLELSTRNPDKSIGSDEAWEEATEVLRDAASSFGLDLVDDPGGAAFYAPKISVQARDAIGRTWQMSTIQVDLMLPDRFEMEYTGSDGAKHRPVMIHRALFGSIERFFGVLTEHYAGAFPAWLSPVHVVGIPVAEAFVEHLQGVVDDLFAAGVRAEVDSSDDRMQKKIRNHTTGKVPFMLLAGERDVEAGAVSFRFRDGTQVNGVPVADAVSVIVEWVRSRRNESPTKELIEIALGDVETVVVAGALDE, from the coding sequence GTGCCCGACGACGTCCAGGTGACCAGCCCCGCCACGATCCGTGTGCCGGCTGGGACGACCGCGGGCACCGCACTGCGCGAGGCCGAGTTGCCCAACAAGGGGCCGGAGGCCGTCGTCGTCGTCCGCGACGCGGGCGGCGATCTGCGCGACCTGTCGTGGGCACCCGACGCCGACACCGATGTCGAACCGGTCGCCGCGAACACCGAGGCCGGCCGCAGCGTGATCCGGCATTCGACCGCACACGTTCTCGCGCAGGCGGTCCAGGAGCTGTTCCCCGAGGCCAAGCTCGGCATCGGCCCGCCGATCAAGGACGGCTTCTACTACGACTTCGACGTCGCCGAGCCCTTCACACCCGAGGACATCGCAGCCCTCGAGAAGAAGATGAAGCAGATCATCAAGTCGGGTCAGCGATTCTCGCGCCGGGTCTACGCGTCGAAGGACGAGGCCCGCGCCGAACTGGCCGGCGAGCCGTTCAAGCTCGAGCTCATCGACGACAAGGGTGCCGCCGACGACGCCGAGGTCATGGAGGTCGGCGGTGGCGAACTGTCGGTCTACGACAACCTCAATCCTCGTACGGGCGAACGGATCTGGTGCGATCTGTGCCGCGGGCCGCACGTCCCGACCACCAAGTACATTGCGGCTTTCAAGCTGACCCGCAGCTCGGCGGCCTACTGGCGCGGCGATCAGGCCAACGCCGGTCTGCAGCGCGTGTACGGCACCGCGTGGGAGTCGGCGGAGGCCCAGGACGCGCATCTCGAGATGCTCGCGGAGGCCGAGAAGCGCGACCACCGCCGCCTGGGTTCCGAGCTGGACCTGTTCAGCTTCCCCGACGAGATCGGCTCGGGCCTGCCGGTCTTCCACCCCAAGGGCGGCATCATCCGCAAGGAGCTCGAGGACTACTCGCGACTCCGCCACTCGCAGGCCGGCTACGAGTTCGTCTACACCCCGCATGCGACGAAGGGCGAGCTGTTCAAGCGGTCGGGTCACCTCGACTGGTACGCCGACGGCATGTACCCGCCGATGCAGCTCGACGAGGAGGTCGACGCCGACGGCACCGTCCGCCGACCGGCCATCGACTACTACCTCAAGCCGATGAACTGCCCGATGCACAACCTGATCTTCAACTCGCGGGGCCGTTCGTATCGTGAGCTGCCGCTTCGCCTGTTCGAGTTCGGCACGGTGTACCGCTACGAGAAGTCCGGCGTCGTCCACGGCTTGACCCGTGCGCGCGGCTTCACCCAGGACGACGCCCACATCTACTGCACCCGGGAGCAGATGGGCGATGAGGTGCGGTCGCTGCTGCAGTTCGTGCTCGATCTGCTGCGCGACTACGGTCTCGACGACTTCTACCTGGAGCTGTCGACCCGCAATCCCGACAAGTCGATCGGCTCCGACGAGGCCTGGGAAGAGGCGACCGAGGTCCTGCGCGACGCCGCGTCGAGCTTCGGACTCGACCTCGTCGACGACCCCGGGGGCGCCGCGTTCTACGCGCCGAAGATCTCCGTGCAGGCCCGCGACGCCATCGGCCGGACGTGGCAGATGTCGACCATCCAGGTCGATCTGATGCTGCCGGACCGGTTCGAGATGGAGTACACCGGTTCCGACGGCGCCAAGCACCGCCCGGTGATGATCCACCGAGCCCTGTTCGGGTCGATCGAGCGGTTCTTCGGTGTACTCACCGAGCACTACGCGGGAGCGTTCCCGGCCTGGCTGTCCCCGGTCCATGTGGTGGGCATCCCGGTCGCCGAGGCGTTCGTCGAGCACCTCCAGGGCGTCGTCGACGATCTGTTCGCCGCCGGCGTCCGCGCCGAGGTCGACTCCTCCGACGACCGGATGCAGAAGAAGATCCGCAACCACACCACCGGCAAGGTGCCGTTCATGCTGCTGGCCGGCGAGCGCGACGTCGAGGCAGGCGCGGTGAGCTTCCGCTTCCGCGACGGGACGCAGGTCAACGGCGTGCCGGTGGCCGACGCGGTGTCCGTCATCGTCGAGTGGGTCCGCAGCAGGCGCAACGAGTCGCCCACCAAGGAGCTGATCGAGATCGCCCTGGGCGACGTGGAGACGGTCGTGGTGGCGGGGGCGCTCGATGAGTGA
- a CDS encoding HIT family protein has translation MSDAAFGDAPGEIRDEGVGVGDRLQRLWSPHRMTYIADPQPAEKTGHPFLDIPTMSDEDGLIVARGEAVYAVLNLYPYNPGHTMVVPYRQVADLEDLTATESAELMSFTQRMIRTIKSVSNPNAFNVGLNLGYAAGGSLSEHLHQHIVPRWMGDANFITIVGETKVMPQLLRDTRGLLADAWQRLGD, from the coding sequence ATGAGTGACGCCGCCTTCGGGGACGCGCCCGGCGAGATCCGGGACGAGGGGGTCGGCGTCGGCGATCGCCTGCAGCGGCTGTGGAGTCCGCACCGGATGACCTACATCGCCGACCCGCAACCGGCGGAGAAGACCGGACACCCGTTCCTCGACATCCCGACCATGTCCGACGAGGACGGTCTCATCGTGGCGCGCGGCGAGGCCGTCTACGCGGTGCTGAACCTCTATCCGTACAACCCGGGGCACACCATGGTGGTGCCGTACCGGCAGGTCGCCGACCTCGAGGACCTGACCGCGACGGAATCGGCCGAACTGATGTCGTTCACGCAGCGGATGATCCGGACCATCAAGTCGGTGTCGAATCCGAACGCCTTCAACGTGGGACTGAACCTCGGGTACGCCGCGGGCGGTTCGCTCTCCGAACACCTCCACCAGCACATCGTGCCGCGGTGGATGGGTGACGCGAACTTCATCACGATCGTGGGTGAGACGAAGGTCATGCCACAGCTGCTGCGAGACACCCGCGGACTGCTGGCCGATGCCTGGCAGCGTCTGGGCGACTGA
- the pgsA gene encoding phosphatidylinositol phosphate synthase, which yields MLSILGRASVSKVTLPMGRALLRTGLTPDSVTVIGTLAGVAAALTLFPMGQLFWGTLVIWLFVMFDMLDGAMARARGGGTRFGAVLDATCDRVADGAIFAGLAWWCAITEPHDLLLVATLICLVTSQVISYAKARAEASGLYGDGGLIERPDRLIIVLVGTGLTGLGLWWAVHVAMWLLAVASVITVGQRMWSIAQSPGARDLIPITPAPEDTASEAGPTAGPDGPTPPVGER from the coding sequence ATGCTGAGCATTCTGGGTCGGGCGTCGGTCTCGAAGGTGACCCTCCCGATGGGTCGGGCGCTCCTGCGGACCGGGCTCACGCCGGACTCGGTGACGGTGATCGGCACGCTGGCCGGCGTCGCGGCCGCGCTCACCCTCTTCCCGATGGGACAGCTCTTCTGGGGCACGCTGGTCATCTGGCTGTTCGTGATGTTCGACATGCTCGACGGCGCGATGGCCCGTGCCCGCGGCGGTGGTACGCGCTTCGGTGCGGTCCTCGACGCGACATGCGACCGCGTCGCCGACGGCGCCATCTTCGCCGGCCTGGCGTGGTGGTGCGCCATCACCGAACCCCACGATCTGTTGCTCGTCGCGACCCTGATCTGTCTGGTGACCTCCCAGGTGATCTCCTACGCCAAGGCCCGCGCGGAGGCGAGCGGTCTCTACGGCGACGGCGGTCTCATCGAGCGGCCGGACCGGCTCATCATCGTGCTCGTCGGCACCGGGCTCACGGGACTCGGGTTGTGGTGGGCCGTGCATGTGGCGATGTGGCTCCTCGCCGTCGCCAGCGTGATCACCGTCGGGCAGCGGATGTGGTCGATCGCCCAGTCGCCGGGCGCGCGGGACCTCATCCCGATCACGCCTGCACCCGAGGACACCGCATCCGAGGCCGGCCCGACGGCCGGCCCGGACGGACCGACGCCACCCGTGGGAGAGCGATGA
- a CDS encoding phosphatidylinositol mannoside acyltransferase produces the protein MTDLGALAADLGYRAGWAAVRWAPERAARAVFDRAGNVAGRRSGGPDQLRRNLARVLGVEPAEVPDDLLADAMRSYARYWCEAFRLPAQDRATVAQTAVLPDADRARLDAALAPGKGVILALPHTGNWDTAGVWLVQHYGRFATVAERLKPETLFERFVAYRESLGFEIFPLSGGELPPFGLLADRLRAGGIVCLLGERDIARHGVPVTFFGERTRMPAGSARLAIETGAALLPAHHWFEEAPYSRMSLGEPIDVSGGIESATQALADAFAVNIAAHPADWHMLQPLWEADWTDRQRSRVERDGPPP, from the coding sequence ATGACCGATCTCGGCGCACTGGCGGCCGACCTCGGGTACCGGGCGGGCTGGGCCGCGGTCCGATGGGCACCGGAGCGGGCGGCGCGGGCCGTGTTCGACCGCGCGGGGAACGTCGCCGGGCGCCGGTCCGGCGGTCCGGATCAGTTGCGGCGCAATCTCGCCCGTGTCCTCGGTGTCGAACCGGCGGAGGTGCCCGACGACCTCCTCGCCGACGCGATGCGGTCGTACGCGCGCTACTGGTGTGAGGCGTTCCGGCTGCCCGCGCAGGATCGCGCGACGGTGGCGCAGACCGCGGTGCTCCCCGACGCGGACCGGGCTCGTCTGGATGCCGCGCTGGCCCCCGGCAAGGGCGTGATCCTGGCCCTGCCGCACACCGGCAACTGGGACACGGCCGGAGTCTGGCTGGTCCAGCACTACGGCCGATTCGCGACCGTCGCCGAGCGACTCAAGCCGGAGACGCTGTTCGAGCGGTTCGTGGCCTACCGGGAGTCGCTCGGCTTCGAGATCTTCCCGCTCAGTGGCGGCGAGCTGCCGCCCTTCGGGCTGCTGGCCGACCGGCTGCGTGCCGGGGGCATCGTGTGCCTGCTCGGCGAGCGGGACATCGCCCGGCACGGGGTGCCGGTGACCTTCTTCGGCGAGCGAACCCGCATGCCGGCTGGATCGGCGCGACTGGCGATCGAGACCGGCGCCGCACTGTTGCCGGCCCATCACTGGTTCGAGGAGGCGCCGTACTCCCGTATGAGCCTCGGCGAGCCGATCGACGTCTCCGGCGGCATCGAATCCGCCACGCAGGCGCTGGCCGACGCCTTCGCGGTCAACATCGCCGCGCATCCGGCGGATTGGCACATGCTGCAGCCGCTCTGGGAGGCGGACTGGACCGATCGGCAACGCAGTCGCGTGGAACGGGACGGGCCGCCGCCATGA
- a CDS encoding glycosyltransferase family 4 protein has product MRIGMICPYSFDVPGGVQAHVTELADVFLDRGHEVSVLAPAARDTDLPEYVVRAGPALAIPYNGSVSRVNFSPKGYLRLRRWVAENGFDVLHVHEPNSPSISMLSLMVASGPIVTTFHTATSKSLWLSVFQGILRPYHERIAGKIAVSELARRWQMESLGSDAVEIPNGINVASFADAEPLEGYPHPGGTILFLGRFDEPRKGIDVLMRALPAVVEKFPYVRVLVVGGGNQAALRRRAGALAEHLVFLGQVDDATKARALASADVYCAPNLGGESFGIVLVEAMAAGAAVIASSLNAFRRVLDDGRAGRLVETGSPDQLAAGLVELLTDPEARADLVAAGRVRADKYDWSRVADQILRVYDTVTVGAGPVVVSD; this is encoded by the coding sequence ATGCGTATCGGGATGATCTGTCCCTACTCCTTCGATGTGCCCGGCGGGGTCCAGGCCCACGTCACCGAACTCGCCGACGTCTTCCTCGACCGCGGTCACGAGGTGAGTGTGCTCGCCCCGGCCGCCCGCGACACCGACCTGCCGGAGTACGTCGTCCGGGCGGGACCGGCGCTGGCCATCCCGTACAACGGATCGGTCTCCCGCGTGAACTTCAGTCCCAAGGGCTACCTGCGACTCCGACGCTGGGTCGCCGAGAACGGCTTCGACGTCCTGCACGTGCACGAACCGAATTCGCCGAGCATCTCGATGCTGTCGTTGATGGTGGCGTCCGGGCCGATCGTCACGACGTTTCACACAGCGACGTCGAAGTCATTGTGGCTGAGCGTTTTCCAAGGAATCCTGCGGCCTTATCACGAACGGATCGCGGGCAAGATCGCCGTCTCCGAGCTCGCGCGCCGGTGGCAGATGGAATCGCTCGGCTCGGACGCCGTCGAGATCCCGAACGGCATCAACGTCGCCTCCTTCGCCGACGCGGAGCCCCTCGAGGGATATCCGCATCCCGGTGGGACGATCCTGTTCCTCGGTCGCTTCGACGAACCACGCAAAGGCATCGACGTGCTGATGCGCGCCCTGCCCGCGGTGGTGGAGAAGTTCCCGTATGTGCGGGTCCTCGTCGTGGGCGGCGGCAATCAGGCGGCGTTGCGCCGTCGGGCGGGCGCGCTCGCCGAGCATCTCGTGTTCCTCGGGCAGGTCGACGACGCGACCAAGGCGCGGGCGCTGGCTTCGGCCGACGTGTACTGCGCACCCAACCTCGGCGGCGAGAGCTTCGGCATCGTCCTCGTCGAGGCGATGGCGGCGGGTGCGGCGGTGATCGCCAGCTCGCTGAACGCTTTCCGCCGGGTCCTCGACGACGGCCGGGCGGGTCGGCTGGTCGAGACGGGTTCCCCCGATCAGCTCGCGGCGGGGCTCGTCGAGCTGCTGACCGATCCGGAAGCGCGCGCCGACCTCGTCGCCGCCGGTCGGGTCCGCGCCGACAAATACGACTGGTCGCGGGTCGCCGATCAGATCCTCCGGGTCTACGACACCGTCACCGTGGGAGCCGGTCCGGTCGTGGTGTCGGACTGA
- the pdxS gene encoding pyridoxal 5'-phosphate synthase lyase subunit PdxS, which produces MSHNGATVPEVGQGTARVKRGMAEMLKGGVIMDVVTPEQAKIAEDAGAVAVMALERVPADIRAQGGVSRMSDPDMIDGIIAAVSIPVMAKARIGHFVEAQVLQSLGVDYVDESEVLTPADYSNHIDKWAFTVPFVCGATNLGEALRRITEGAAMIRSKGEAGTGDVSNATTHMRQIRDQIRRLTSLPKDELYVAAKELQAPYDLVAEVAEAGKLPVTLFTAGGIATPADAAMMMQLGAEGVFVGSGIFKSGNPAQRAAAIVQATTFHDDPDVLAKVSRGLGEAMVGINVDDIPQPHRLAERGW; this is translated from the coding sequence GTGAGTCACAACGGCGCGACCGTTCCCGAGGTCGGCCAGGGCACGGCCCGGGTCAAGCGTGGCATGGCAGAAATGCTCAAGGGCGGCGTGATCATGGATGTCGTGACCCCCGAGCAGGCGAAGATCGCCGAGGACGCCGGTGCCGTCGCGGTCATGGCCCTCGAGCGGGTGCCCGCCGACATCCGCGCCCAGGGTGGCGTGTCGCGGATGAGCGACCCGGACATGATCGACGGCATCATCGCCGCGGTGTCGATCCCGGTGATGGCCAAGGCCCGCATCGGTCACTTCGTCGAGGCGCAGGTCCTGCAGAGCCTGGGCGTGGACTACGTCGACGAGTCCGAGGTCCTGACCCCGGCCGACTACAGCAACCACATCGACAAGTGGGCGTTCACCGTGCCGTTCGTGTGCGGTGCGACCAATCTCGGTGAGGCCCTGCGCCGCATCACCGAAGGCGCGGCGATGATCCGCTCGAAGGGCGAGGCGGGTACCGGCGATGTGTCCAACGCGACCACGCACATGCGTCAGATCCGCGATCAGATCCGTCGGCTGACGTCGCTGCCGAAGGACGAGTTGTACGTCGCGGCAAAGGAATTGCAGGCGCCCTACGATCTCGTGGCCGAGGTTGCCGAGGCCGGCAAGCTGCCGGTCACGCTGTTCACCGCCGGCGGCATCGCCACCCCGGCCGACGCCGCGATGATGATGCAGCTCGGCGCCGAGGGCGTGTTCGTGGGATCGGGGATCTTCAAGTCGGGCAACCCGGCACAGCGCGCCGCGGCCATCGTGCAGGCGACCACCTTCCACGACGACCCGGACGTGCTGGCGAAGGTCTCGCGCGGTCTGGGCGAGGCGATGGTCGGCATCAACGTCGACGACATCCCGCAGCCGCACCGCCTCGCCGAGCGCGGCTGGTGA
- a CDS encoding PP2C family protein-serine/threonine phosphatase, whose product MDAATIVRDASVSGTHIVGELRLEWSAACNVGRVRETNEDAALALPGMYLLADGMGGHDSGELASEAALLTLSEATSAGELKATQLQLDDLLLAAQRRIGEIDTETERRAGTTATGVVLVTHQQSPHWLVLNIGDSRTYRFQNGSLNQLTTDHSQVQEFIDAGFLTPEQARTDPRRNVITRALGAGMVDPVADYSSTPAFPGDVLLLCTDGLTGELPDEEIGDILRNAADSQQAAERLVDAALALGAHDNVTVIVVSVHESVPTLTMPALDGSAQGEAAGQAPAPDPS is encoded by the coding sequence ATGGATGCGGCGACCATCGTTCGAGACGCTTCGGTCTCGGGCACACACATCGTGGGTGAATTGCGGCTCGAGTGGTCTGCCGCGTGCAACGTCGGACGAGTCCGCGAGACAAACGAGGACGCTGCGCTCGCGCTGCCGGGGATGTACCTGCTCGCCGACGGCATGGGCGGTCACGACAGCGGGGAGCTGGCCAGCGAGGCAGCGCTTCTCACCCTGTCGGAGGCCACCAGCGCGGGGGAGCTCAAGGCCACCCAGCTGCAGCTCGATGATCTGCTGCTCGCCGCCCAGCGTCGGATCGGGGAGATCGACACCGAGACCGAGCGTCGCGCGGGCACCACCGCGACCGGCGTCGTGCTCGTCACGCACCAGCAGAGCCCCCACTGGCTCGTGCTCAACATCGGCGACTCCCGGACCTACCGTTTCCAGAACGGGTCGCTCAACCAGCTCACCACCGACCACTCCCAGGTCCAGGAATTCATCGACGCCGGCTTCCTCACCCCCGAGCAGGCCCGCACCGACCCGCGTCGCAACGTGATCACCCGTGCGTTGGGCGCCGGCATGGTCGACCCGGTGGCCGACTACTCGAGCACCCCGGCTTTCCCGGGTGACGTGCTGCTGCTGTGCACCGACGGCCTGACCGGTGAACTGCCCGACGAGGAGATCGGCGACATCCTGCGCAACGCCGCGGATTCCCAACAGGCTGCCGAGCGGCTCGTCGACGCCGCGCTGGCACTCGGCGCGCACGACAATGTCACCGTGATCGTCGTGTCCGTCCACGAGTCGGTGCCGACCCTGACGATGCCCGCGCTCGACGGTTCGGCGCAGGGAGAGGCAGCCGGACAGGCTCCGGCACCCGACCCGAGCTGA
- a CDS encoding helix-turn-helix transcriptional regulator — protein MTAIAHQAPQHLRSVSARRDAEAIARRKEALARLAARRMPLPGHQIQTSRSGQPLGLGHRPGHPHLHRAVAVPATTDIPEVAAAPAVDRAKPNLTSREVEVLRTWMLGDSKPAVAQELYISLGTVNTHLTRIRAKYAEIGRPAPTKASLVARAIQDGIMTLDEL, from the coding sequence ATGACTGCGATCGCCCATCAGGCTCCCCAGCACCTGCGCTCGGTCAGCGCTCGTCGCGATGCGGAGGCCATCGCCCGCCGGAAGGAAGCCCTGGCGCGTCTCGCGGCCCGCCGGATGCCGTTGCCCGGCCACCAGATCCAGACGTCGCGCTCGGGTCAGCCGCTGGGTCTGGGACATCGACCGGGCCACCCCCACCTGCACCGGGCGGTCGCCGTGCCCGCCACCACCGACATCCCCGAGGTCGCCGCGGCACCGGCCGTCGACCGGGCGAAGCCCAACCTCACCTCACGCGAGGTCGAGGTGCTGCGCACCTGGATGCTCGGCGACTCCAAACCTGCTGTGGCACAGGAGCTCTACATCTCGCTCGGCACGGTCAACACTCACCTCACCCGCATCCGGGCCAAGTACGCCGAGATCGGCCGTCCGGCCCCGACCAAGGCGTCGTTGGTCGCCCGCGCCATCCAGGACGGGATCATGACGCTCGACGAGCTCTGA
- a CDS encoding acyl-CoA thioesterase, which produces MAAIEDILQVEQIDNDIYRGGAFPSRLQRTFGGQVAGQALMSATRTVSEEFDVHSLHGYFLRPGDPDRPAVFLVDRIRDGRSFVTRRVTGVQNGEAIFTMSASFHVRTDEGYEHQDRMPPAPRPDELADRSEELSESERAVFQEWRNFDLRIVPADKLVTSPYFAAQQRVWFRYRHPLPDDTVFHVGTLAYMSDMTLIGSSRVPHPDSKPQVASLDHAMWFMRPFRADDWLLYDQTSPSAGAGRSLTQGRIFDLQGRLVAAVTQEGLTRTGRRDPARTDR; this is translated from the coding sequence GTGGCAGCCATCGAGGACATACTCCAGGTCGAGCAGATCGACAACGACATCTACCGTGGCGGTGCCTTCCCGAGTCGCCTGCAGCGCACTTTCGGCGGTCAGGTCGCAGGCCAGGCCCTGATGTCGGCGACCCGGACGGTGTCCGAGGAGTTCGATGTCCACTCGTTGCACGGCTACTTCCTTCGCCCCGGCGATCCGGACCGCCCGGCGGTGTTCCTCGTCGACCGCATCAGGGATGGACGATCCTTCGTGACCAGGCGGGTGACCGGAGTCCAGAACGGTGAGGCCATCTTCACGATGTCGGCGTCGTTCCACGTCCGCACCGACGAGGGCTACGAGCACCAGGACCGGATGCCGCCGGCGCCGCGCCCGGACGAGCTCGCCGACCGATCCGAGGAACTGAGTGAGAGCGAGCGCGCGGTCTTCCAGGAGTGGCGCAACTTCGACCTGCGCATCGTCCCGGCCGACAAGCTTGTCACGTCGCCCTATTTCGCTGCCCAGCAACGGGTGTGGTTCCGTTACCGACATCCGCTGCCAGATGACACGGTGTTCCACGTCGGCACGCTCGCCTACATGAGCGACATGACCCTGATCGGTTCGTCGCGCGTGCCGCATCCGGACTCCAAGCCGCAGGTGGCCTCCCTCGACCACGCCATGTGGTTCATGCGGCCCTTCCGCGCCGACGACTGGCTCCTCTACGACCAGACCTCGCCGTCGGCGGGAGCCGGACGTTCCCTCACCCAAGGGCGGATCTTCGACCTACAGGGACGACTCGTGGCCGCGGTCACCCAGGAGGGCCTGACCCGCACCGGGCGGCGCGACCCCGCCCGGACCGATCGGTGA
- the pdxT gene encoding pyridoxal 5'-phosphate synthase glutaminase subunit PdxT produces MTATNRPRIGVLALQGDVREHVHALEASGADAIAVRRPAELDEIDGIVIPGGESTTMSKLLGIFDLFDPLAEKLSDGLPAYGSCAGMIMLASTILDTRPDARHLDALDVTVRRNAFGRQVESFETDLDFAGITDAEGAAPMRAVFIRAPWVETIAPEVKVLARVPDGPAAGRIVAVRQGNVLATSFHPEVTGDRRVHEYFVEMVRR; encoded by the coding sequence GTGACCGCGACGAACCGGCCGCGTATCGGGGTCCTCGCGCTGCAGGGTGACGTCCGCGAGCACGTCCACGCGCTCGAGGCCAGCGGTGCCGACGCCATCGCCGTCCGTCGTCCGGCCGAGCTCGACGAGATCGACGGGATCGTCATTCCGGGCGGCGAGTCGACCACGATGAGCAAATTGCTCGGCATCTTCGACCTGTTCGACCCGCTCGCGGAGAAGCTGTCCGACGGGCTCCCGGCCTACGGGTCGTGCGCCGGCATGATCATGCTCGCATCCACGATCCTCGACACCCGCCCGGACGCGCGGCACCTCGATGCCCTCGATGTGACGGTGCGCCGCAACGCATTCGGCCGCCAGGTCGAGAGCTTCGAGACCGATCTCGACTTCGCCGGGATCACCGACGCCGAGGGTGCTGCGCCGATGCGCGCGGTGTTCATCCGCGCGCCGTGGGTGGAGACGATCGCCCCCGAGGTCAAGGTGCTGGCACGCGTGCCCGACGGTCCGGCGGCCGGGCGGATCGTCGCGGTCCGTCAAGGAAACGTCCTCGCGACGTCGTTTCACCCAGAGGTGACCGGCGACCGGCGCGTACATGAATACTTCGTGGAGATGGTGCGTCGGTAA
- a CDS encoding YebC/PmpR family DNA-binding transcriptional regulator, with the protein MSGHSKWATTKHKKAAIDAKRGKMFAKLIKNIEVAARTGGGDPAGNPTLFDAIQKAKKSSVPNDNIERARKRGGGEEAGGADWQTIMYEGYGPNGVAVLIECLTDNRNRAAGEVRTAMTRNGGNMADPGSVSYLFTRKGVVTLEKNGQSEDDVLMAVLDAGAEEVTDLGESFEIVSEPSDLIAVRSALQEAGIDYDSAEASFRASVEVAVDADGARKVFKLIDALEDSDDVQNVYSNVDISDDVLAELEND; encoded by the coding sequence ATGAGCGGCCACTCCAAATGGGCCACCACCAAGCACAAGAAGGCGGCCATCGACGCCAAGCGCGGCAAGATGTTCGCCAAGCTCATCAAGAACATCGAGGTGGCGGCACGGACCGGCGGCGGCGACCCGGCGGGCAACCCCACGCTGTTCGACGCCATCCAGAAGGCCAAGAAGTCGTCGGTCCCCAACGACAACATCGAGCGCGCGCGCAAGCGCGGCGGTGGCGAAGAGGCCGGCGGCGCCGACTGGCAGACCATCATGTACGAGGGCTACGGACCCAACGGCGTGGCCGTGCTCATCGAGTGCCTCACCGACAACCGCAACCGCGCGGCCGGCGAGGTCCGGACCGCGATGACGCGCAACGGCGGCAACATGGCCGACCCGGGCTCGGTGTCCTACCTGTTCACCCGCAAGGGCGTGGTGACGCTCGAGAAGAACGGGCAGAGCGAGGACGACGTGCTGATGGCTGTGCTCGACGCCGGTGCCGAAGAGGTCACCGATCTGGGTGAGTCCTTCGAGATCGTGAGCGAGCCAAGCGATCTGATCGCAGTCCGCAGCGCTCTGCAGGAGGCCGGGATCGACTATGACTCCGCCGAGGCGAGCTTCCGGGCGTCGGTCGAGGTGGCCGTGGACGCCGACGGCGCCCGCAAGGTGTTCAAGCTGATCGACGCGCTCGAGGACTCCGACGACGTCCAGAACGTCTACAGCAACGTCGACATCAGCGACGACGTCCTCGCCGAACTCGAGAACGACTGA
- the ruvC gene encoding crossover junction endodeoxyribonuclease RuvC, with amino-acid sequence MRVMGVDPGLTRCGIALVESARGRSVTALDVDVVRTPSDMDLAERLLAIYTSACHWLDVHQPDVVAIERVFAQNQVSTAMGTAQAGGVIALAASQRDVPVRFHTPSEVKAAVTGSGRADKAQVTAMVTRILGMQTKPRPADAADALALAICHCWRGPMMERMAAAQKQADAAAARHRARVAQAREGSRA; translated from the coding sequence GTGCGCGTCATGGGTGTCGATCCGGGTCTGACCCGGTGCGGTATCGCGCTGGTCGAGTCGGCGCGTGGTAGGTCGGTGACGGCGCTCGACGTCGACGTGGTGCGCACCCCGAGTGACATGGACCTCGCCGAGCGGTTGCTCGCCATCTACACCTCGGCGTGTCACTGGCTCGACGTCCACCAGCCCGACGTGGTCGCCATCGAACGCGTCTTCGCCCAGAATCAGGTGTCCACCGCGATGGGGACCGCGCAGGCCGGTGGCGTCATCGCGCTGGCCGCGTCGCAGCGCGATGTCCCGGTCCGCTTCCACACCCCCTCGGAGGTGAAGGCGGCCGTGACCGGCAGCGGGCGCGCCGACAAGGCCCAGGTGACCGCGATGGTCACCCGGATTCTCGGCATGCAGACCAAACCGCGTCCCGCCGACGCGGCCGACGCGCTCGCGCTGGCGATCTGTCACTGCTGGCGCGGACCGATGATGGAACGGATGGCCGCCGCGCAGAAGCAGGCCGACGCCGCCGCGGCCCGTCACCGCGCGCGGGTGGCCCAGGCACGAGAGGGGAGTCGCGCATGA